A stretch of the Mycolicibacterium celeriflavum genome encodes the following:
- a CDS encoding class III extradiol ring-cleavage dioxygenase family protein gives MLSAIAIVPSPPVMVPELAAGAAPELADLRDAVFAAVAGLPQRWIAVGVGQTDAVIGADHVGTFAGYGVDVRVTLSPGADGDPAALPLCALITGWVRGAARADACADVRVYADAHDGYTAQAHGRRLRDEIDGAADAIGVLVVADGLNTLNPSAPGGFDPESVLVQTALDGALATGDTAALARLPGSVVGRVAYQVLAGLAEPRSAKELYRGAPYGVGYFAGVWQP, from the coding sequence GTGCTGAGCGCCATCGCGATCGTTCCGTCGCCACCGGTCATGGTGCCCGAACTGGCCGCGGGCGCCGCACCTGAGCTGGCCGACCTCCGCGACGCCGTCTTCGCGGCGGTGGCCGGGCTGCCGCAGCGCTGGATCGCCGTCGGGGTGGGGCAGACCGACGCCGTCATCGGCGCCGACCACGTCGGCACGTTCGCCGGCTACGGCGTCGACGTGCGAGTGACGCTGTCGCCCGGCGCCGACGGCGACCCGGCTGCGCTGCCGTTGTGCGCGTTGATCACCGGTTGGGTGCGCGGTGCGGCGCGCGCCGACGCCTGCGCCGACGTGCGGGTCTACGCCGATGCACACGACGGCTACACCGCACAGGCCCACGGCAGGCGGTTGCGGGACGAGATCGACGGGGCGGCCGACGCGATCGGGGTGCTCGTCGTCGCCGACGGACTGAACACCTTGAACCCGTCCGCTCCCGGCGGTTTCGACCCCGAATCCGTTCTCGTGCAGACCGCGCTGGACGGGGCGTTGGCGACCGGCGACACTGCGGCGTTGGCGCGGCTGCCCGGGAGCGTCGTCGGCCGGGTGGCCTACCAGGTGCTCGCCGGTCTGGCGGAACCGCGGTCAGCCAAGGAGCTCTACCGCGGCGCGCCCTACGGCGTCGGGTATTTCGCCGGCGTCTGGCAGCCGTGA
- a CDS encoding DMT family transporter, translating to MTADLAALLALGAALFVAIGDVIHLRQAQGVTDETVSHMALFTRLLRDRRWWFGSAVAAGGFALQAAALGLGSVLLVQALLVTSLLFALPIHARQERRRVTRWEWTWAALLAASVAVIVTVGNPTEGQSRASWETWGAVVAVLGPALVLCVIGASIWKGPVSAVLLALVSGALWGLFAVLTKGVVDRLDDGLWALLRTPELYVWALVAVAGTAWQQASFRAGSLTASLPAMTVAEPMVAAVLGVVVLGEALRPGEAGWLTLIAAVTVMVVATAALARGEAVSADRAVAPH from the coding sequence ATGACCGCTGACCTCGCTGCTCTGCTCGCGCTGGGGGCGGCGCTGTTCGTCGCGATCGGGGATGTGATCCACCTACGCCAGGCGCAGGGGGTGACCGACGAAACGGTCAGCCACATGGCGCTGTTCACGCGGCTGCTCCGCGATCGGCGATGGTGGTTCGGTAGCGCCGTCGCGGCAGGCGGATTCGCATTGCAGGCGGCGGCCCTGGGCCTCGGTTCGGTTTTGCTCGTGCAGGCGCTGCTGGTTACCTCGCTGCTGTTCGCGCTGCCCATCCACGCCCGGCAGGAACGGCGCCGGGTGACGCGTTGGGAGTGGACCTGGGCCGCGCTGCTGGCGGCGTCGGTCGCCGTGATCGTGACCGTCGGCAACCCGACCGAGGGGCAATCCCGCGCCTCGTGGGAGACGTGGGGGGCGGTGGTCGCCGTGCTGGGCCCGGCGCTGGTGTTGTGCGTGATCGGCGCCAGCATCTGGAAGGGCCCGGTGAGCGCGGTACTGCTCGCGCTGGTGTCAGGGGCGCTGTGGGGCCTGTTCGCGGTGCTGACCAAGGGCGTCGTCGACCGGCTCGACGACGGGCTGTGGGCATTGCTGCGCACGCCCGAGTTGTACGTGTGGGCGCTGGTCGCCGTCGCCGGGACGGCGTGGCAGCAGGCGTCGTTCCGCGCGGGTTCGCTGACCGCCTCGCTGCCGGCGATGACGGTCGCCGAACCCATGGTCGCGGCGGTGCTCGGCGTCGTCGTGCTGGGGGAGGCGCTGCGGCCGGGGGAGGCGGGTTGGCTGACGTTGATCGCGGCCGTGACGGTGATGGTCGTGGCGACGGCCGCGCTGGCCCGCGGTGAGGCGGTCAGCGCGGACCGGGCCGTCGCCCCGCATTAG
- a CDS encoding DUF349 domain-containing protein → MAAPPSSDPHRFGRVDPDGTVWLITGSGERVIGSWQAGDTEAAFAHFGRRFDDLHTEVALMERRLESGTGDARKIKAAAQGLAETLPTAHVLGDVDAIAARLQAIIAHADETAQADKARREEHRAAQTARKEALAAEAEDLAANATQWKVAGDRLREILDEWRTISGLDRKTDDALWKRYSAAREQFNRRRGSHFAELDRERAGARQAKEALCVRAEELADSTDWGPTSAAFRELLTEWKAAGRAAKDVDDALWQRFKAAQDKFFTARNALTAERDAEFRANAEAREALLAEAEKIDTSDLDAARAALRVIGDKWDAIGKVPRERGAELERRLRAIERKVREAPTHGVDPEAQARADQFRARAEQFERQAEKAAAAGRDKDAAEARANAEQWRQWADAAAEALSKGR, encoded by the coding sequence GTGGCCGCGCCGCCGTCCAGCGATCCGCACCGGTTCGGCCGCGTCGACCCCGACGGCACGGTGTGGCTGATCACCGGCTCGGGCGAGCGGGTCATCGGCTCCTGGCAGGCCGGGGACACCGAGGCGGCGTTCGCGCACTTCGGTAGGCGCTTCGACGACCTGCACACCGAGGTGGCGCTGATGGAGCGCCGATTGGAGTCGGGCACCGGCGACGCCCGCAAGATCAAGGCGGCCGCCCAGGGGCTGGCCGAGACGCTGCCGACCGCCCATGTGCTCGGCGACGTCGACGCGATCGCCGCCCGGCTGCAGGCGATCATCGCCCACGCCGACGAGACCGCGCAGGCCGACAAGGCGCGCCGCGAGGAGCACCGCGCCGCCCAGACCGCCCGCAAGGAGGCGTTGGCCGCCGAGGCCGAGGACCTCGCCGCGAACGCGACCCAATGGAAGGTGGCCGGCGACCGGCTGCGCGAGATTCTCGACGAGTGGCGCACGATCAGCGGATTGGACCGCAAGACCGACGACGCCCTGTGGAAGCGCTACTCGGCGGCGCGCGAGCAGTTCAACCGAAGGCGCGGTTCACATTTCGCCGAACTCGACCGTGAGCGCGCGGGCGCCCGGCAGGCCAAGGAGGCGCTGTGCGTGCGCGCCGAGGAGTTGGCCGATTCGACGGACTGGGGCCCGACGAGCGCGGCCTTCCGGGAACTGCTGACCGAGTGGAAGGCGGCAGGCCGCGCGGCCAAGGATGTCGACGATGCGCTGTGGCAGCGGTTCAAGGCGGCGCAGGACAAGTTCTTCACCGCCCGCAACGCGCTCACCGCCGAACGCGACGCCGAGTTCCGCGCCAACGCCGAGGCCAGGGAGGCGCTGCTGGCCGAGGCGGAGAAGATCGACACCTCCGATCTCGACGCGGCACGCGCCGCCCTGCGGGTCATCGGCGACAAGTGGGACGCGATCGGCAAAGTGCCCCGCGAGCGCGGCGCCGAGTTGGAGCGGCGACTGCGCGCGATCGAGAGGAAGGTGCGCGAGGCGCCGACGCACGGCGTGGACCCGGAAGCGCAGGCGCGCGCCGACCAGTTCCGTGCTCGCGCAGAGCAATTCGAGCGCCAGGCCGAAAAGGCGGCCGCGGCCGGGCGGGACAAGGACGCCGCGGAGGCGCGGGCCAACGCCGAGCAGTGGCGGCAGTGGGCCGACGCGGCCGCCGAGGCCCTGAGCAAGGGCCGCTGA
- a CDS encoding lipoprotein LpqH — protein MNKRFAVATAAVLMIPTACASGPTLLDKHLVHVSIDGKDAGGHFVECTQVGWLWNLETLEQTPGLIAQVRTGDPVVARSVQINNLGGFTGSYWDKTTGEAEASLVDGKFTITGTAVGFFHDDPGERTTAPFEISTDC, from the coding sequence ATGAACAAACGATTCGCCGTTGCAACAGCAGCCGTGCTGATGATCCCGACAGCATGCGCGTCGGGCCCGACCTTGCTGGACAAGCACCTCGTTCACGTGAGCATCGACGGAAAGGACGCCGGCGGGCATTTCGTCGAGTGCACCCAGGTGGGGTGGCTGTGGAACCTCGAGACGCTGGAGCAGACGCCCGGCCTCATCGCCCAGGTTCGCACCGGAGATCCGGTCGTCGCGCGGTCGGTGCAGATCAACAATCTGGGCGGGTTCACGGGCAGCTATTGGGACAAGACCACCGGTGAGGCCGAAGCCAGCCTGGTGGACGGCAAGTTCACGATCACCGGCACGGCGGTCGGGTTCTTCCACGACGACCCGGGCGAACGCACCACCGCGCCGTTCGAGATCTCCACCGACTGCTGA
- a CDS encoding lipoprotein LpqH, whose amino-acid sequence MTGGHCGYHLGPTPESPIMVEDLSVMRTAAALLLTAGLSGCSSPPPASPDTMGGTATVSINSQPAGERSYVSCHKVKWLLTIESGDEDKGFTAIVDTDDGPDAAVVKIRDLGGFTGSAWTGGVGKLRATRDNGRITINGTGYGFFAEDPHRTATAPFSITAAC is encoded by the coding sequence ATGACCGGCGGCCATTGCGGGTATCACCTTGGCCCGACTCCCGAAAGCCCGATCATGGTCGAAGACCTCAGCGTCATGCGCACGGCGGCAGCGCTGTTGCTGACCGCTGGTCTCTCGGGGTGCTCCTCGCCACCGCCGGCATCACCCGACACCATGGGTGGCACCGCGACGGTGTCCATCAACTCCCAGCCCGCCGGCGAACGGTCCTACGTCAGCTGCCACAAGGTGAAGTGGCTGCTGACCATCGAAAGCGGGGACGAGGACAAAGGATTCACGGCCATCGTCGATACCGACGACGGTCCCGACGCCGCGGTCGTCAAGATCCGCGATCTCGGCGGGTTCACCGGTTCCGCGTGGACAGGTGGCGTCGGAAAACTGCGGGCGACCCGCGACAACGGCCGCATCACGATCAACGGCACCGGCTACGGGTTCTTCGCCGAGGACCCTCACCGGACCGCAACCGCGCCGTTCAGCATCACGGCCGCGTGCTAG
- a CDS encoding S1C family serine protease, translated as MQRRHFRVGSAAAAALVAVAGCTAQSSPQDATTSAPGATSTPAASSLTQPSPPSALDRTGYADLVERVSPSVVTVERDGGAGSGVVLRPDVVVTNAHVVGDAREVAVITAAEERLPGVVVGTDEVTDLAVVRVQGPDLPVPQFREDLPRPGEIAVAIGSPLGFQNSVTAGVISGLHRDIPGSAAKTQSLVDLIQTDAPISPGNSGGALLDAAGRVVGINEAYIPPAVGAVSLGFAIPAATVLDVANQLLADGEATHPYLGISLGRLTPAIQQLRGVQVDRGALVTSVDPGAPAAVAGLRPGDLIVEFAGKPIDAVEDLLGGLRQTQPGSEQSMVFMRGGDREQTTVTIGSRTG; from the coding sequence TTGCAGCGCAGACATTTCCGTGTCGGATCGGCCGCCGCGGCAGCGCTCGTGGCGGTCGCCGGGTGCACCGCGCAGTCGAGTCCGCAGGACGCGACGACATCGGCACCGGGAGCGACGTCGACACCGGCAGCGTCGTCCTTGACGCAGCCTTCCCCGCCTTCGGCGCTCGACCGCACCGGCTACGCCGATCTGGTGGAGCGCGTCAGCCCGAGCGTGGTGACCGTCGAACGCGACGGCGGCGCCGGCAGCGGTGTGGTACTTCGCCCCGACGTCGTGGTGACCAATGCGCATGTCGTCGGCGATGCCCGCGAGGTGGCCGTCATAACCGCCGCCGAGGAACGTTTGCCCGGCGTGGTGGTGGGCACCGACGAGGTGACCGACCTTGCGGTGGTCCGCGTGCAAGGCCCGGACCTGCCGGTGCCGCAGTTCCGCGAAGACCTGCCCCGCCCCGGCGAGATCGCCGTGGCGATCGGCAGTCCGCTGGGGTTCCAGAACTCCGTCACCGCCGGCGTCATCTCGGGCTTGCACCGAGACATCCCCGGCTCGGCGGCGAAGACGCAGTCGTTGGTGGATCTGATCCAGACCGACGCGCCCATCTCGCCGGGCAACTCGGGCGGCGCCTTGCTCGACGCCGCCGGTCGGGTCGTCGGGATCAACGAGGCGTACATCCCGCCGGCGGTGGGCGCCGTGTCGTTGGGCTTCGCGATCCCCGCGGCGACCGTGCTCGACGTGGCGAATCAACTTCTCGCCGACGGCGAAGCCACGCACCCATATCTCGGTATCTCGCTGGGCCGGTTGACCCCGGCGATCCAGCAGTTGCGGGGCGTGCAGGTCGACCGTGGCGCGTTGGTGACCAGCGTCGATCCGGGCGCACCGGCCGCCGTCGCGGGGCTGAGGCCAGGCGACCTGATCGTCGAGTTCGCCGGCAAGCCGATCGATGCCGTCGAGGACCTACTGGGTGGGTTGCGACAGACACAACCGGGTTCCGAGCAATCGATGGTGTTCATGCGCGGCGGTGACCGTGAGCAAACGACTGTGACGATCGGTTCGCGAACGGGCTGA
- a CDS encoding LPXTG cell wall anchor domain-containing protein — protein sequence MIVLRIVLFAGVVAVIVGIVGLFAPVSASPENRTLECGSAVAPDLSAARAHDDGSAANIPVPGGVVADIDYTRLCEMNLEDRRIWTITLAVAGLVAAVGALVLGARRKRAERSP from the coding sequence ATGATTGTGCTACGGATAGTGCTTTTCGCCGGGGTCGTCGCGGTGATCGTCGGCATCGTCGGCTTGTTCGCTCCCGTCTCGGCATCGCCCGAGAATCGGACACTCGAGTGCGGCAGCGCGGTGGCGCCCGATCTGTCCGCCGCCCGCGCCCACGACGACGGCAGCGCGGCCAACATCCCGGTTCCCGGTGGGGTGGTCGCCGATATCGACTACACGCGGCTGTGTGAGATGAATCTCGAAGATCGGCGGATATGGACGATCACGCTGGCGGTTGCCGGACTCGTCGCCGCTGTCGGTGCGCTCGTTCTGGGTGCCCGCCGGAAGCGAGCCGAGCGGTCACCGTAG
- a CDS encoding SigB/SigF/SigG family RNA polymerase sigma factor has translation MVSALLEADYHVDFVEPVGDADAAGTHEDDYDDVGPQCCELRRTPEGARRDSLRCRIITRCLPLADHIAGRFVGRGESADDLRQVARLGLIKAIDRYDPDKGPFLGYAVPTIMGEVRRHFRDHTWVMHVPRRIKDTRQRVRAAIGPMAQRLGRAPTATELAAELGVDRDEVVQSVDAAAAYRPSSLDAAESGDRKSEPVVARQGLDDPRYSSVEDAMTVAGLVSTLTERERLILRLRFCENLPQSQIGRRLGVSQVQVSRLLAATLERLRQSCREESAAMGMSVA, from the coding sequence ATGGTATCGGCCCTGCTGGAGGCTGACTATCACGTCGATTTCGTGGAACCGGTGGGTGACGCGGATGCGGCGGGAACTCACGAGGACGACTACGACGACGTAGGCCCGCAGTGTTGCGAGCTGCGCCGCACACCTGAGGGGGCGCGACGGGATTCGCTTCGTTGCCGAATCATCACCAGATGTTTGCCATTGGCCGACCACATCGCGGGCCGCTTCGTCGGTCGCGGCGAATCGGCCGACGATCTGAGGCAAGTGGCCCGGCTGGGGCTGATCAAGGCGATCGACCGCTACGACCCGGATAAGGGCCCGTTTCTGGGCTACGCCGTACCGACGATCATGGGCGAGGTTCGACGCCACTTCCGCGACCACACGTGGGTCATGCACGTGCCCCGCAGGATCAAGGACACCCGTCAGCGCGTGCGCGCCGCGATCGGCCCGATGGCACAGCGTCTCGGCCGGGCTCCGACGGCGACCGAACTGGCCGCCGAACTCGGTGTCGACCGCGACGAGGTGGTGCAGTCGGTGGATGCGGCCGCCGCGTACCGACCGTCGTCGCTTGACGCAGCGGAATCCGGTGATCGGAAATCCGAACCGGTTGTGGCCCGACAAGGGCTCGACGACCCGCGCTACAGCAGTGTCGAGGACGCAATGACCGTCGCCGGACTGGTGAGCACGCTCACCGAGCGTGAGCGGCTGATCCTGCGCCTGCGGTTCTGTGAGAACCTGCCGCAGAGCCAGATCGGCCGGCGCCTCGGCGTGTCGCAGGTGCAGGTGTCGCGGCTGCTGGCCGCGACGCTGGAGCGGCTGCGGCAGTCTTGCCGCGAGGAATCCGCGGCAATGGGTATGTCAGTCGCATGA
- a CDS encoding glucose 1-dehydrogenase: MQALTVDPTKAQSLRVEDLADPTPGPDELLVQGLAIGICGTDKEIVRAEYGWPPPHRDRLVLGHESLGRVAQAPEGSDFREGDLVVGVVRRPDPVPCGACARGEFDMCRNGRYTERGIKALDGFGSEFWSVETDYAVKLDPGLAEVGVLMEPTTVVAKAWEQVRLVGERTWFEPERVLVTGAGPIGLLAALLGAQRGLDVHVLDRVTDGPKPALVAALGATYHHADVDEVAGGLQPDVVIEATGASKVVFDAIANTSANGVVCLTGVSAAGRTLRVDAGSINREIVLENDAVVGSVNANLRHYRQAAEALAKADPTWLSGLITRRVPLARFAEAFSAQSDDVKVVVTLDQGQR; this comes from the coding sequence ATGCAAGCCCTCACCGTTGACCCGACCAAAGCGCAATCGCTGCGAGTGGAGGACCTCGCAGATCCCACTCCCGGTCCTGACGAGTTGTTGGTGCAAGGGCTGGCGATCGGTATCTGCGGAACCGACAAGGAGATCGTGCGCGCCGAGTACGGCTGGCCGCCGCCGCACCGCGACCGGTTGGTGTTGGGCCACGAGTCGCTCGGCCGGGTCGCGCAGGCACCCGAGGGCAGCGACTTCCGCGAAGGCGACCTGGTCGTCGGAGTGGTGCGCAGGCCCGACCCGGTGCCCTGCGGGGCGTGTGCGCGCGGCGAGTTCGACATGTGCCGCAACGGGCGCTACACCGAGCGCGGCATCAAGGCGCTCGACGGCTTCGGCAGCGAATTCTGGTCCGTGGAAACCGATTACGCGGTGAAGCTGGATCCCGGGTTGGCCGAGGTCGGTGTGCTGATGGAACCCACGACCGTGGTGGCCAAGGCGTGGGAGCAGGTCCGCCTGGTCGGCGAGCGCACATGGTTCGAGCCGGAGCGGGTGCTGGTCACCGGTGCGGGGCCGATCGGGCTGCTCGCCGCGCTGCTGGGCGCGCAACGGGGCCTCGACGTCCACGTGCTCGACCGCGTCACCGACGGTCCCAAGCCCGCGCTCGTGGCGGCGCTGGGCGCGACCTATCACCACGCCGATGTCGACGAGGTCGCCGGCGGTCTGCAACCCGATGTGGTGATCGAAGCCACCGGCGCCAGCAAGGTGGTCTTCGATGCCATCGCCAACACCAGTGCCAACGGCGTCGTCTGCCTGACCGGGGTGTCGGCGGCCGGACGAACGCTGCGGGTGGATGCCGGGAGCATCAACCGCGAGATCGTTCTCGAGAACGACGCGGTGGTCGGGTCGGTCAACGCCAACCTGCGCCACTACCGTCAGGCCGCCGAGGCGCTGGCCAAGGCCGATCCGACGTGGCTGTCCGGGTTGATCACCCGCCGCGTGCCGCTTGCCCGGTTCGCGGAGGCCTTTTCCGCCCAGAGCGACGACGTCAAAGTGGTCGTCACGCTCGACCAGGGCCAGAGGTGA
- a CDS encoding glycoside hydrolase family 15 protein, which yields MPPIEDYALLGDLQTAALVSREGAIDWLCLPRFDSPACFAALLDDDPAGTWRVAPASGGPATRRAYRGDSLVLDSEWDTPDGTVRVIDFMPPRDESAEVVRIVEGVTGRVPMRMTLRLRFDYGHVVPWVRRRGDDLSAVAGPDAVWLRTPVPTQGRELTTFAEFDVTAGQRIPFVLTHQLSHLPRPQPVAAGQALHDTERFWTEWMSRCSYTGPWEGAVRRSLVLLKALTYAPTGGIVAAATTSLPEEIGGMRNWDYRYCWLRDATFTLQALLGTGFVTEAREWREWLVRAVAGDPAQLQIMYGLDGRRRLPEMSLPWLSGYAGSAPVRVGNGAADQFQLDVWGEVLDGLHLARDAGLPSNDTAWDVQRALLDYLEGNWRQPDNSLWEVRGPQRQFVHSKVTAWAGVDRAVRSVEEQGLDGPVDKWRALRDEIHREVCANGFDADRNTFTQSYGSDELDAALLLIPRLGFLPWDDPRVAGTVNAVQAELSHGGFVLRYRPEKTDDGLPGGEGVFLACSFWLADALAGIGRIEAATDLFERLLGLRNDVGLLSEEYDPVHGRHLGNTPQAFSLVGLINTARQLRGSRTTTSAAPQDQNLSPTTDPR from the coding sequence GTGCCGCCCATCGAGGACTACGCGCTGCTGGGTGATCTTCAGACCGCTGCGCTGGTCTCCCGCGAAGGCGCGATCGACTGGTTGTGTCTGCCGCGCTTCGACTCGCCGGCATGCTTCGCCGCGCTGCTCGACGACGACCCCGCGGGCACGTGGCGAGTGGCGCCGGCCTCCGGCGGGCCGGCAACCCGGCGGGCCTACCGCGGCGACTCCCTGGTACTCGACAGCGAATGGGACACGCCGGACGGGACGGTCCGCGTCATCGACTTCATGCCTCCACGCGACGAGTCCGCCGAGGTGGTGCGGATCGTCGAAGGAGTCACCGGCCGGGTGCCGATGCGCATGACGCTGCGGCTTCGTTTCGACTACGGGCACGTGGTGCCCTGGGTGCGCCGACGCGGTGACGACCTGTCCGCTGTCGCCGGGCCCGACGCGGTGTGGCTGCGCACGCCCGTGCCCACACAGGGACGGGAGCTGACCACGTTCGCCGAATTCGACGTGACGGCCGGGCAGCGCATCCCGTTCGTGCTCACCCACCAGCTGTCACACCTGCCGCGACCGCAGCCCGTCGCCGCCGGACAGGCCCTGCACGACACCGAACGGTTCTGGACCGAATGGATGTCGCGGTGCTCCTACACCGGACCGTGGGAAGGCGCGGTGCGCCGCTCGCTGGTGCTGCTCAAAGCGCTGACCTACGCCCCTACCGGAGGCATCGTCGCCGCCGCGACCACGTCGCTGCCCGAGGAGATCGGCGGCATGCGCAACTGGGACTACCGCTACTGCTGGCTGCGCGACGCCACGTTCACCCTGCAGGCGCTGCTCGGCACGGGGTTCGTCACCGAAGCCCGCGAGTGGCGGGAATGGCTGGTGCGCGCGGTGGCCGGGGACCCGGCGCAGCTGCAGATCATGTACGGGCTCGACGGCCGGCGCCGGCTGCCCGAGATGTCGTTGCCTTGGCTGTCGGGCTACGCGGGGTCCGCACCGGTGCGGGTGGGCAACGGCGCCGCCGACCAGTTCCAGCTCGACGTCTGGGGCGAGGTGCTCGACGGACTCCATTTGGCCCGCGACGCCGGTCTGCCCTCGAACGACACCGCATGGGACGTTCAGCGCGCGCTGCTCGACTACCTCGAGGGGAACTGGCGCCAGCCCGACAACAGCTTGTGGGAGGTGCGCGGCCCGCAGCGGCAGTTCGTGCACTCCAAGGTGACGGCGTGGGCCGGCGTCGACCGCGCGGTGCGCAGTGTCGAGGAGCAGGGTCTGGACGGGCCCGTCGACAAGTGGCGCGCGTTGCGCGACGAGATCCACCGCGAGGTGTGCGCCAACGGATTCGACGCCGACCGCAACACCTTCACCCAGTCGTACGGCTCCGATGAGCTCGACGCCGCGCTGCTGCTCATCCCCCGGCTGGGGTTCCTGCCGTGGGACGACCCGCGGGTCGCCGGCACCGTCAACGCCGTGCAGGCCGAGCTCAGCCACGGTGGGTTCGTGCTGCGTTACCGGCCGGAGAAAACCGATGACGGGTTACCCGGGGGGGAAGGCGTCTTCCTGGCGTGCAGCTTCTGGCTGGCCGACGCGCTGGCGGGCATCGGCCGCATCGAGGCGGCCACCGATCTGTTCGAGCGGCTACTCGGACTGCGCAACGACGTCGGGTTGCTCAGCGAGGAATACGACCCGGTGCACGGCAGGCATCTGGGAAACACGCCGCAGGCCTTCAGCCTGGTGGGCTTGATCAACACCGCGCGTCAGCTGCGCGGCAGCCGCACCACCACCTCGGCGGCTCCACAGGACCAGAACCTCAGCCCCACAACAGATCCGAGATAG
- a CDS encoding Rv2732c family membrane protein, translated as MCAMTSSDDNGFEEYKSDIEAAERRVAGEIDPGARALVIAIGVFVLLVSFILPHTGDARGWDVLIGGETAAREGISLPSRVFAWLVLVFGVGFSMLALLTRRWALAWVALAGSTVATLLGLLAVWSRQTAAEPYPGPGIGLILAWIAVALVTFHWARAVWSRTALQLAAEEERRRAAAERQKKGLLDGFDDADGSTES; from the coding sequence ATGTGCGCGATGACGTCGTCCGACGACAACGGCTTCGAGGAGTACAAGAGCGACATCGAAGCCGCCGAACGCCGCGTCGCAGGTGAGATCGACCCCGGCGCGCGGGCTCTGGTCATCGCGATCGGCGTCTTCGTGCTGCTGGTGTCGTTCATACTGCCGCACACCGGGGATGCCCGCGGGTGGGACGTACTCATCGGGGGCGAAACGGCGGCCCGCGAGGGGATCTCCCTGCCGTCGCGCGTGTTCGCTTGGCTGGTACTGGTATTCGGGGTCGGATTCTCGATGTTGGCGCTTCTCACCCGGCGGTGGGCGCTCGCGTGGGTCGCATTGGCCGGGTCGACGGTGGCGACGCTGCTCGGCCTGCTGGCGGTGTGGTCCCGCCAGACCGCAGCCGAACCCTATCCGGGTCCCGGCATCGGGCTCATCCTCGCGTGGATCGCGGTGGCGCTGGTGACCTTTCACTGGGCTCGCGCCGTGTGGTCGCGCACCGCGCTGCAGTTGGCCGCCGAGGAGGAACGCCGCAGGGCGGCCGCCGAGCGGCAGAAGAAGGGGCTGCTCGACGGCTTCGACGACGCCGACGGTTCAACCGAGAGCTGA